In Porphyrobacter sp. LM 6, one DNA window encodes the following:
- a CDS encoding leucyl aminopeptidase family protein: MIEPKALLQPDRGEDAIAIHLVNKDGFEAFAKGLSAGQRASLAAQKFEGGANQVGIVPEGDGWFVAAGVANPESLTSWCLAKLAEELPEGSYRLAAKAEPGAAMFGWMTAQYRFGRYKSEDKPAGARVLLTTQVAAIDAAVAEAAAEWLVRDLVNAPPEDMGPAALEAECERLAKAHKAELTVVRGDALEQGYPMVHAVGRAAARHHAPRLMHLVWGDPKHPVLAVVGKGVCFDSGGLNIKPGSGMRLMKKDMGGAAHALALAGLIMGARLKVRLHLLVPAVENAISGGAFRPGDILKSRKGLSVEIDNTDAEGRLILGDALTRASEENPDLIIDFATLTGAARIALGPDYPALMARRDETAEAFLAAGKAQDDPAWRLPLPEAYREYLASDVADMANGSATPFAGASVAGLFLDRFVGEGIDWVHFDTFAWNPSSRPGRGRGGRGLGLRASWHAIRARYAA; this comes from the coding sequence ATGATCGAACCCAAAGCCCTGCTCCAGCCCGACCGCGGCGAGGACGCCATTGCCATCCATCTGGTGAACAAGGACGGCTTCGAAGCCTTCGCCAAAGGCCTGTCCGCCGGGCAGCGCGCCAGCCTTGCCGCCCAGAAATTCGAAGGCGGGGCAAACCAGGTCGGCATCGTGCCCGAGGGTGACGGGTGGTTCGTGGCAGCCGGTGTGGCAAACCCCGAAAGCCTCACCAGCTGGTGCCTCGCCAAGCTCGCCGAAGAACTGCCCGAAGGCAGCTACCGCCTCGCCGCCAAGGCCGAGCCGGGGGCGGCGATGTTCGGGTGGATGACCGCGCAATACCGCTTCGGCCGCTACAAGAGCGAGGACAAACCGGCAGGCGCGCGCGTGCTCCTCACCACGCAGGTCGCCGCGATCGATGCCGCCGTCGCCGAGGCCGCCGCCGAGTGGCTGGTGCGCGATCTCGTCAATGCGCCGCCGGAAGACATGGGCCCAGCCGCTCTGGAGGCCGAGTGCGAACGCCTCGCCAAGGCGCACAAGGCCGAGCTGACCGTGGTGCGCGGCGATGCGCTGGAACAGGGCTATCCGATGGTCCACGCCGTCGGCCGCGCAGCCGCCCGCCACCATGCGCCGCGGCTGATGCACCTCGTCTGGGGCGATCCCAAGCATCCGGTGCTCGCCGTGGTCGGCAAGGGCGTGTGCTTCGATAGCGGGGGGCTCAACATCAAGCCGGGCTCGGGCATGCGGCTGATGAAGAAGGACATGGGCGGTGCCGCGCACGCGCTGGCGTTGGCGGGCCTGATCATGGGCGCGCGGCTGAAGGTGCGGCTGCACCTGCTTGTCCCCGCCGTCGAAAACGCGATTTCGGGCGGCGCTTTCCGCCCGGGCGATATCCTCAAGAGCCGCAAGGGCCTCTCTGTGGAAATCGACAATACCGATGCCGAAGGGCGGCTCATCCTCGGCGATGCGCTGACTCGCGCTTCGGAGGAGAACCCCGATCTGATCATCGATTTCGCCACGCTCACCGGCGCGGCGCGTATCGCGCTGGGGCCGGATTATCCCGCGCTGATGGCCCGCCGCGACGAGACCGCCGAGGCTTTCCTCGCCGCAGGCAAAGCGCAGGATGATCCCGCCTGGCGCCTGCCGCTGCCCGAGGCTTACCGCGAATACCTCGCCTCCGACGTCGCCGACATGGCCAATGGCTCTGCCACTCCGTTTGCGGGGGCGAGCGTCGCGGGGCTGTTCCTCGATCGCTTCGTGGGCGAAGGCATTGACTGGGTGCACTTCGATACCTTCGCCTGGAACCCCTCCTCGCGCCCCGGACGCGGGCGCGGCGGGCGCGGATTGGGGCTGCGCGCCTCGTGGCACGCGATCCGCGCGCGCTATGCGGCCTGA
- the argC gene encoding N-acetyl-gamma-glutamyl-phosphate reductase, translating into MATRLFIDGAAGTTGLEIRERLQGRSEFDLIILDDAQRKDESARRDALHAADIAILCLPDDAAKEAVKLAEGSGTRIIDASSAHRVADGWTYGFPELIGHDAIANAQFVSNPGCYPTGFLALVAPLVRAGLLPADWPYTVNAVSGYSGGGNALIARFEADGAPAFRAYGYDMAHKHLPEMQLHAGLAHPVIFAPAVVPAYRGMVVEVPLHLGAMAGDPTADQLRAALSDFYAATPVVTVADGAAPGELLLDRKAPPWDSLTLHVIGNAGGWNVRLVAVLDNLGKGASGAAIQSLNIMCGLPETTGLRL; encoded by the coding sequence GTGGCCACCCGCCTGTTCATCGACGGCGCTGCCGGGACGACGGGCCTCGAAATCCGCGAGCGGCTGCAAGGGCGCAGCGAGTTCGATCTGATCATTCTCGACGATGCCCAGCGCAAGGACGAGAGCGCCCGCCGCGATGCGCTCCACGCTGCCGACATCGCGATCCTGTGCCTGCCGGATGACGCTGCGAAAGAGGCGGTGAAGCTGGCCGAAGGCTCCGGCACCCGCATCATCGACGCCTCGAGCGCGCACCGCGTGGCCGACGGCTGGACTTACGGCTTTCCCGAGCTGATCGGGCACGACGCCATCGCCAATGCCCAATTCGTGAGCAATCCGGGGTGCTATCCCACCGGCTTCCTCGCGCTGGTCGCGCCGCTGGTGCGCGCGGGGCTGCTGCCAGCCGACTGGCCCTATACCGTCAACGCGGTGAGCGGCTATTCGGGGGGCGGCAATGCCCTGATTGCGCGGTTCGAGGCCGACGGCGCACCCGCCTTCCGCGCCTATGGCTATGACATGGCGCACAAGCACCTGCCCGAAATGCAGCTTCATGCGGGCCTCGCCCATCCGGTGATCTTCGCGCCCGCCGTGGTGCCGGCCTATCGCGGGATGGTGGTCGAAGTGCCGCTCCACCTTGGCGCGATGGCTGGTGATCCGACGGCAGACCAGCTGCGCGCCGCCCTCAGCGATTTCTATGCCGCAACGCCAGTGGTGACGGTGGCGGATGGGGCCGCGCCGGGCGAACTGCTGCTCGATCGCAAGGCCCCCCCGTGGGACTCGCTGACGCTCCATGTCATCGGCAATGCGGGCGGCTGGAACGTGCGGCTGGTGGCGGTGCTCGACAACCTCGGTAAGGGCGCTTCGGGGGCGGCGATCCAGAGCCTCAACATCATGTGCGGCCTGCCCGAGACCACCGGTCTGCGCCTCTGA
- a CDS encoding P-II family nitrogen regulator has translation MKKIEAIIKPFKLDEVKEALHEIGVSGITVTEAKGFGRQKGHTELYRGAEYVVDFLPKVKLEVVVADDQAERVVEAIAAAAQTGRIGDGKIFVSAIESALRIRTGETDDDAI, from the coding sequence GTGAAAAAGATCGAAGCGATCATCAAGCCCTTCAAGCTCGACGAGGTGAAGGAGGCGCTGCACGAGATCGGCGTGTCCGGCATCACCGTGACCGAAGCAAAGGGATTTGGCCGCCAGAAGGGCCATACCGAACTCTATCGCGGCGCCGAATATGTCGTCGACTTCCTACCCAAGGTGAAGCTCGAAGTGGTCGTCGCTGACGATCAGGCCGAGCGCGTGGTCGAAGCGATTGCCGCGGCAGCACAAACCGGCCGCATCGGCGACGGCAAGATCTTCGTCAGCGCGATCGAAAGCGCGCTGCGCATCCGCACCGGCGAAACCGACGACGACGCCATCTGA
- a CDS encoding calcium/sodium antiporter: MTDSILLVLGGLVLLGLGGELLVRGAVGMAARLGISPLLAGLTIVGFGTSTPELATSVQAALAGSPGIAIGNVVGSNIANILFILGLSAVILPLSVNPASFTRDSIALGGSALLCTGAVLYGFMGPAIGITLLAALVGYVWWAYKAESAVPCPEGDRHVHEAEDRPPPPNTGPVVLAGMIIAGLALAIVGAGWLVDGATVLASAAGVSETVIGLTVVAVGTSLPELIACIVAVVRKHEDVALGNIVGSNIYNILGILGITSVISPIAVPAEIAAVDIWVMLGVTALLLVQLRSGWKLSRLEGAVLVALYIGYTILLATR; encoded by the coding sequence ATGACCGACTCGATTCTATTGGTGCTTGGTGGCCTCGTCCTGCTTGGTTTGGGCGGGGAATTGCTGGTGCGCGGCGCGGTGGGGATGGCCGCAAGGCTGGGTATTTCGCCGCTGCTGGCCGGTCTGACCATTGTGGGCTTCGGCACCTCGACGCCTGAACTGGCAACCAGCGTGCAGGCCGCGCTGGCCGGTTCGCCCGGGATCGCGATCGGCAATGTCGTCGGATCGAACATCGCCAATATCCTGTTCATTCTCGGACTTTCGGCGGTGATCCTGCCGCTGTCGGTCAACCCGGCATCGTTCACGCGCGATTCAATCGCTCTTGGCGGATCGGCGCTGCTGTGCACCGGCGCAGTGCTCTATGGCTTCATGGGTCCGGCAATCGGCATCACCCTGCTGGCGGCGCTCGTCGGCTATGTCTGGTGGGCCTACAAGGCCGAAAGCGCGGTGCCGTGCCCCGAGGGTGATCGCCATGTGCACGAGGCTGAAGACCGCCCCCCACCGCCCAACACCGGCCCAGTGGTGCTGGCGGGCATGATCATCGCCGGACTGGCGCTGGCGATTGTCGGGGCGGGTTGGCTGGTCGACGGGGCAACCGTGCTGGCTAGCGCAGCCGGCGTATCGGAAACCGTGATCGGCCTTACCGTGGTGGCAGTCGGTACGTCCCTGCCCGAACTGATCGCCTGCATCGTCGCGGTGGTCCGCAAGCACGAGGATGTCGCGCTGGGCAACATCGTCGGCTCGAACATCTACAACATCCTCGGCATTCTCGGGATCACCTCGGTGATCAGCCCGATCGCGGTGCCGGCCGAGATTGCTGCGGTCGATATCTGGGTGATGCTCGGCGTAACCGCGCTGCTGCTTGTGCAATTGCGCAGCGGCTGGAAGCTGTCACGGCTTGAGGGCGCGGTTCTGGTGGCGCTCTACATCGGCTACACCATCCTGCTCGCAACACGCTGA
- the glnA gene encoding type I glutamate--ammonia ligase: MSKAKDVLKKIKDEEIEWVDLRFTDPKGKWQHLTMVAGVMGEDELEDGLMFDGSSIAGWKAINESDMILKPDLTETWVDPFSATPMLIINCDIVEPSTGDWYSRDPRTTAKRAEAYLKSTGLGDTVYVGPEAEFFMFDDVRFEDGYAGSGFAIDDIELPGNTSKEYENGNMGHRPRAKGGYFPVAPVDSAVDIRAEMVTTMLEMGLPCDKHHHEVAAAQHELGLTFGTLVQTADRMQIYKYVVHQVAHAYGKTATFMPKPIKADNGSGMHTHMSIWKDGKPLFAGNEYAGLSEMCLYYIGGVIKHAKALNAFTNPTTNSYKRLVPGFEAPVLLAYSARNRSASCRIPYGAGEKAKRVEFRFPDALANPYLAYSALLMAGLDGIENKIHPGEAMDKNLYDLPPAELAQVPTVCGSLREALDSLAADHEFLLKGDVFTKDQIDAYMELKWEEVIRTETTPCPVEYDMYYSM, from the coding sequence ATGTCGAAAGCAAAGGACGTCCTGAAGAAGATCAAGGACGAGGAAATCGAGTGGGTCGATCTGCGCTTCACCGATCCCAAGGGCAAGTGGCAGCACCTCACCATGGTCGCTGGCGTGATGGGCGAAGATGAGCTGGAAGACGGCCTGATGTTCGACGGTTCGTCGATCGCCGGCTGGAAGGCGATCAACGAATCCGACATGATCCTGAAGCCCGATCTGACCGAAACTTGGGTCGATCCCTTCAGCGCCACCCCGATGCTGATCATCAACTGCGACATCGTCGAGCCTTCGACCGGTGACTGGTACAGCCGCGACCCGCGCACCACCGCCAAGCGCGCCGAAGCCTACCTCAAGTCGACCGGCCTGGGTGACACCGTCTACGTCGGCCCCGAAGCCGAGTTCTTCATGTTCGACGACGTGCGCTTCGAAGACGGCTATGCCGGTTCGGGCTTCGCGATCGACGACATCGAACTGCCGGGCAACACCAGCAAGGAATATGAAAACGGCAACATGGGCCACCGCCCGCGTGCCAAGGGCGGTTACTTCCCGGTCGCACCGGTCGACAGCGCTGTCGATATCCGCGCCGAGATGGTCACCACCATGCTCGAAATGGGCCTGCCCTGCGACAAGCACCACCACGAAGTCGCCGCTGCCCAGCACGAACTGGGCCTGACCTTCGGCACGCTGGTGCAGACCGCCGACCGCATGCAGATCTACAAGTATGTCGTGCACCAGGTTGCCCATGCCTACGGCAAGACCGCGACCTTCATGCCCAAGCCGATCAAGGCTGATAACGGCTCTGGCATGCACACCCACATGTCGATCTGGAAGGACGGCAAGCCGCTGTTCGCCGGTAACGAGTACGCCGGCCTGTCGGAAATGTGCCTGTACTACATCGGCGGCGTCATCAAGCACGCCAAGGCGCTGAACGCCTTCACCAACCCGACCACCAACAGCTACAAGCGTCTGGTGCCGGGCTTCGAAGCGCCTGTGCTGCTGGCCTATTCGGCACGCAACCGTTCGGCCTCGTGCCGCATCCCTTACGGTGCGGGTGAGAAGGCCAAGCGCGTCGAGTTCCGCTTCCCCGATGCGCTCGCCAACCCCTACCTCGCTTATTCGGCGCTGCTGATGGCGGGTCTCGACGGGATCGAGAACAAGATCCACCCGGGCGAGGCGATGGACAAGAACCTCTACGATCTGCCGCCGGCTGAACTCGCCCAGGTGCCGACCGTGTGCGGTTCGCTCCGCGAGGCGCTGGATTCGCTGGCCGCCGATCACGAGTTCCTGCTCAAGGGCGACGTGTTCACCAAGGACCAGATCGACGCCTACATGGAACTGAAGTGGGAAGAGGTGATCCGCACCGAAACCACTCCGTGTCCGGTCGAGTACGATATGTACTATTCGATGTAA